In the genome of Mycobacterium kansasii ATCC 12478, one region contains:
- the folB gene encoding dihydroneopterin aldolase produces MADRIELRGLIVHGRHGVYDHERVAGQRFIVDITMWIDLVDAARSDDLADTYDYIGLAQRASEIVGGTPRNLIETVGAEIADEVMEDQRVHAVEVVVHKPQAPIPLPFADIAVVTRRSRRGGRGSVVSAGGAV; encoded by the coding sequence ATGGCTGACCGAATTGAGCTGCGCGGCTTGATTGTCCACGGTCGACACGGCGTCTACGACCACGAGCGGGTGGCCGGGCAGCGCTTCATCGTCGACATCACCATGTGGATCGATCTGGTCGACGCCGCCCGCAGCGACGATTTGGCCGACACCTACGACTACATCGGGCTGGCGCAGCGGGCCAGCGAGATCGTCGGCGGGACACCGCGCAACCTGATCGAAACGGTCGGCGCCGAGATCGCCGACGAGGTGATGGAAGACCAGCGCGTGCACGCCGTCGAGGTGGTGGTGCACAAGCCGCAGGCCCCCATCCCGCTGCCGTTCGCCGACATAGCGGTGGTGACCCGGCGGTCGCGGCGTGGCGGCCGCGGTTCGGTGG